One Solanum lycopersicum chromosome 2, SLM_r2.1 genomic region harbors:
- the LOC101244921 gene encoding early nodulin-like protein 20, producing MRFDLMMIRSMMLLGLMKCAASGLDKVGGKHGWDQNVNYTDWASHQHFYVGDWLYFVFDKHYYSVLEVNQTNYEQCIDSDFISNITRGGRDVFHLTQARPYYFISSGGYCFHGMKLAINVEQPLPASPAPSSSNKTNASPPQIDKHLIISAFASSTLVWMFLFAQAT from the exons ATGAGGTTTGATCTAATGATGATAAGGTCGATGATGTTGTTAGGATTGATGAAATGTGCAGCCAGTGGACTTGACAAGGTGGGCGGTAAGCATGGCTGGGACCAGAATGTTAACTATACTGATTGGGCTTCTCATCAACATTTTTACGTTGGCGATTGGCTTT ATTTTGTGTTTGACAAGCACTATTACAGTGTGCTGGAGGTGAACCAGACGAACTATGAGCAGTGTATTGATAGCGATTTTATATCAAACATTACAAGGGGTGGGAGAGATGTTTTTCATCTAACTCAAGCAAGGCCTTATTACTTTATCAGTAGTGGAGGTTACTGCTTCCATGGAATGAAATTAGCTATAAATGTTGAACAACCTTTGCCAGCTTCTCCAGCACCTTCTTCATCAAACAAAACTAATGCTTCTCCACCCCAAATTGACAAACATTTGATTATATCAGCTTTCGCGAGTAGCACTCTTGTGTGGATGTTTTTGTTTGCTCAAGCTACGTAG